A single window of Nocardioides kongjuensis DNA harbors:
- a CDS encoding biotin--[acetyl-CoA-carboxylase] ligase encodes MTSGSTPPPTRGPLDGDRLAGASDLTPDLSFELLAEAPSTNEVAAERARAGAHEGLVVVADHQSSGRGRLDRTWETPPGTAVTFSLVLRPTVPPASWPWLPLLVGHNVAKAITALGHDANVKWPNDVLLDGERKVAGILVERVETPTGPAAIVGVGINVAMSADELPVPTATSLAVAGPGAPDRTSVLLAVVAAVREGYDVWQAGGEQGTARLAASYRSNCATLGRDVRVELPGGGELLGRATDIDDDGRLVVATADGTERVGAGDVIHVRATSA; translated from the coding sequence GTGACTTCCGGTTCCACCCCGCCCCCCACCCGTGGACCGCTCGACGGCGACCGTCTCGCCGGCGCGTCCGACCTGACCCCCGACCTGTCCTTCGAGCTGCTCGCGGAGGCGCCCTCCACCAACGAGGTCGCTGCCGAGCGGGCCCGTGCCGGCGCGCACGAGGGACTCGTGGTCGTCGCCGACCACCAGTCGTCGGGACGCGGCCGCCTCGACCGCACCTGGGAGACGCCGCCGGGGACCGCGGTGACCTTCTCGCTGGTGCTGCGCCCGACCGTGCCGCCCGCGTCGTGGCCGTGGCTGCCGCTGCTCGTCGGCCACAACGTCGCGAAGGCGATCACCGCGCTCGGCCACGACGCGAACGTGAAGTGGCCCAACGACGTCCTCCTCGACGGCGAGCGCAAGGTCGCGGGCATCCTCGTCGAGCGGGTCGAGACCCCGACCGGTCCCGCGGCGATCGTCGGCGTCGGCATCAACGTCGCGATGAGCGCCGACGAGCTGCCCGTGCCGACCGCGACCAGCCTCGCCGTCGCCGGTCCCGGCGCCCCCGACCGCACGTCGGTGCTGCTCGCCGTCGTCGCCGCCGTGCGTGAGGGCTACGACGTCTGGCAGGCCGGCGGCGAGCAGGGCACGGCGCGCCTGGCGGCGTCGTACCGGTCCAACTGCGCGACCCTGGGCCGCGACGTCCGTGTCGAGCTGCCCGGCGGCGGCGAGCTGCTCGGCCGCGCCACCGACATCGACGATGACGGCCGGCTCGTGGTCGCCACGGCCGACGGGACCGAGCGGGTCGGGGCCGGCGATGTCATCCACGTCCGCGCAACCTCGGCCTGA
- a CDS encoding PH domain-containing protein translates to MAISKKLLNPGERLVLSTRQHPKALFGPILALVVLLAVGVAAQVLLDDTGFQRVLTLIVWVLVVIGIAWFSLRPFLDWLTTVHAFTDRRLITRNGIITRRGHDIPLARVSDIAMEINLLDRPFGCGSLLISDASTFGTVRLNDIPHVEATQRQLNELLHELHSGPAPRRDEGV, encoded by the coding sequence GTGGCCATCTCGAAGAAGCTGCTCAACCCCGGTGAGCGCCTGGTGCTCAGCACCCGTCAGCACCCCAAGGCGCTGTTCGGGCCGATCCTCGCGCTCGTCGTGCTCCTCGCGGTCGGCGTCGCCGCGCAGGTCCTGCTCGACGACACCGGCTTCCAGCGGGTGCTCACGCTCATCGTGTGGGTGCTCGTCGTGATCGGGATCGCGTGGTTCTCGCTGCGTCCCTTCCTGGACTGGCTGACCACGGTGCACGCCTTCACCGACCGCCGGCTGATCACCCGCAACGGGATCATCACGCGCCGGGGCCACGACATCCCGCTGGCGCGGGTCAGTGACATCGCGATGGAGATCAACCTGCTGGACCGGCCCTTCGGCTGCGGCAGCCTGCTGATCTCCGACGCCTCGACGTTCGGCACCGTGCGGCTCAACGACATCCCCCACGTCGAGGCCACCCAGCGCCAGCTCAACGAGCTGCTCCACGAGCTGCACAGCGGGCCGGCGCCGCGCCGGGACGAAGGTGTCTGA